A window of the Haloquadratum walsbyi C23 genome harbors these coding sequences:
- a CDS encoding DNA-binding protein, whose protein sequence is MSITAKVHIEHERLALVPTLNSLENIQIRVITQGTTDPGSTTFPFFIEYHDRDELETTLDMDATVASYELVDETGETSIYYIEHTPETQLISTVVTQVNGFLIHTETKGNGWLVRLLLPDRSALNAIWEYSTENNITLDIIEIYSNEDAGGESSFGLTDEQREALQIAFREGYFNEPRDVSLSDVADELDLSSTAVSGRLRRGMRNLVAATIAEHTQTHSD, encoded by the coding sequence ATGTCCATCACCGCGAAAGTACATATCGAACATGAGCGCTTGGCACTTGTCCCGACACTAAATAGCCTTGAGAATATACAAATCCGCGTCATTACGCAGGGGACAACTGATCCTGGTTCGACGACCTTTCCATTCTTTATCGAGTATCACGACCGTGATGAGCTTGAAACAACACTCGACATGGATGCAACCGTTGCTTCGTATGAACTTGTTGATGAAACAGGGGAAACATCAATTTATTATATTGAACACACCCCAGAGACACAACTAATAAGCACGGTTGTGACCCAGGTAAATGGATTTCTCATTCATACCGAGACAAAGGGGAATGGATGGTTAGTGCGTTTACTGCTCCCTGATCGATCAGCATTAAATGCTATCTGGGAATATAGCACTGAAAATAATATTACGCTTGATATCATCGAGATATATAGTAATGAGGATGCTGGGGGAGAGTCTTCATTTGGGTTAACTGATGAACAACGGGAGGCACTTCAAATTGCGTTCCGGGAGGGATATTTCAATGAACCGCGAGACGTATCACTCAGTGATGTTGCAGATGAGTTAGATCTTTCCTCAACTGCTGTGAGTGGGCGACTTCGACGTGGAATGCGAAATCTTGTTGCAGCAACAATTGCTGAACACACGCAAACACATTCTGACTAG
- a CDS encoding cold-shock protein, translating to MAKGTVAFFNDTGGYGFIESEDSEEDVFFHMEDVGGPDLEEGQEVEFDIEQADKGPRATNLQRL from the coding sequence ATGGCGAAAGGCACGGTTGCGTTCTTCAACGACACGGGCGGATATGGTTTTATCGAAAGCGAAGACTCTGAAGAGGACGTCTTCTTCCACATGGAAGACGTCGGTGGTCCGGATCTTGAGGAGGGACAAGAAGTTGAATTCGATATCGAGCAGGCTGATAAAGGTCCACGTGCGACCAACCTCCAGCGATTATAA
- a CDS encoding Brp/Blh family beta-carotene 15,15'-dioxygenase: MSAGSTMMMISRATLTGLIAIFICVHFAGITLTLQTQAAIYLLGMVALNLPHGGYEHFANLRRRAMRFRGKYIAGYLCVAAVFIAVFVLAPVIGLAIAIAIAVAKGGGGDLYALQITAGTGHIQSRAHQLLAVAARGGAVMAVPIVVFPETFHTFSSLMIGMVDPGGLTGIARYFDVTRIIIGVGYAATVIGHLGAGYLHRTVDGSGWMVDAAETILLIGYFAVVPVVVAVGLYFPLWYSMRQVARELNIETNTTQGSDLLGGTTVSAGGVALRAWVVLIAGALATAIVAVGFWWVVPNPVPSESISFGLVAFWSVFISIIALPHVLVGNVLDRQRGIWHVP, encoded by the coding sequence GTGAGTGCGGGATCAACAATGATGATGATTTCGCGAGCCACACTGACTGGACTTATTGCAATTTTTATTTGTGTTCATTTCGCCGGTATTACACTGACGCTTCAAACCCAAGCAGCAATTTACTTACTTGGAATGGTTGCATTAAATCTTCCACATGGTGGATATGAGCACTTTGCGAATCTTCGTCGTCGAGCGATGCGATTTCGAGGGAAATATATTGCTGGATATCTATGCGTGGCAGCAGTATTTATCGCTGTGTTTGTGCTCGCACCTGTTATCGGACTTGCAATTGCAATCGCGATTGCCGTTGCAAAGGGTGGCGGTGGTGATCTCTATGCCTTGCAGATAACAGCAGGAACTGGTCATATCCAATCGCGAGCACATCAGTTGCTTGCAGTTGCTGCCCGTGGTGGCGCGGTCATGGCTGTACCGATTGTCGTTTTTCCCGAGACATTTCATACGTTTAGTTCGCTTATGATTGGGATGGTTGACCCTGGTGGGCTTACTGGCATTGCACGTTATTTCGACGTTACCCGCATCATCATTGGGGTTGGCTATGCCGCAACGGTCATTGGGCATCTCGGTGCCGGATACCTGCATCGCACAGTCGATGGAAGCGGGTGGATGGTTGATGCTGCTGAGACAATATTGCTCATTGGATATTTTGCAGTCGTTCCTGTCGTTGTTGCTGTTGGATTGTACTTCCCGTTGTGGTACTCAATGCGGCAGGTTGCACGTGAACTTAATATTGAAACGAATACAACACAAGGGTCAGACCTCCTTGGTGGAACTACTGTATCTGCGGGGGGTGTTGCGCTTCGTGCATGGGTCGTATTGATTGCTGGTGCGCTTGCAACGGCGATTGTCGCTGTTGGATTCTGGTGGGTTGTGCCGAATCCAGTCCCAAGTGAATCGATCTCCTTCGGGTTAGTTGCGTTTTGGAGTGTGTTCATTAGCATCATTGCACTGCCACATGTGCTTGTTGGGAATGTCCTGGATCGTCAACGTGGCATCTGGCATGTACCATGA
- a CDS encoding transcription initiation factor IIB, whose translation MERPSRQRQREQETEQTSDERLTCPECESGDVVTDADQGELVCNDCGLVLDERQIDRGPEWRAFNHSERQSKSRVGAPITETMHDRGLTTTIDWKDKDAYGRSLSSEKRSQMHRLRKWQERIRTKDAGERNLQFALSEVDRMASALGVPRSVREVASVIYRRALNEDLIRGRSIEGVATSALYAACRQEGIPRSLDEVAEVSRVPQKEIGRTYRYISQELGLELRPVDPKQFVPRFSSSLHLSEEVQSKATEIIDVSAEQGLLSGKSPTGFAAAAIYAASLLCNEKKTQREVADVAQVTEVTIRNRYQEQIEAMGFQ comes from the coding sequence ATGGAGCGCCCGAGTCGCCAGCGTCAGCGTGAGCAGGAGACAGAGCAGACGTCTGATGAACGGCTCACATGTCCTGAATGTGAATCAGGAGATGTTGTTACTGATGCTGACCAAGGTGAGTTGGTATGTAATGACTGTGGGTTGGTCTTGGACGAACGACAAATCGATAGGGGTCCCGAGTGGCGAGCATTTAATCACTCTGAACGGCAGTCAAAGTCCCGCGTTGGGGCACCGATCACAGAGACAATGCATGACCGTGGATTGACAACAACAATTGACTGGAAGGATAAAGACGCGTATGGACGGTCACTCTCATCTGAAAAGCGCTCACAGATGCACCGACTACGCAAGTGGCAGGAGCGAATCAGAACAAAAGACGCTGGTGAGCGTAATCTTCAGTTTGCACTTTCAGAGGTTGATCGTATGGCATCTGCGCTTGGTGTTCCACGATCAGTTCGTGAAGTTGCATCCGTTATATATCGTCGTGCATTGAATGAAGACCTGATTCGGGGGCGGTCAATTGAGGGTGTCGCTACCTCCGCATTATACGCTGCATGTCGTCAAGAGGGAATCCCGCGCTCACTCGATGAGGTCGCTGAAGTCTCCCGGGTTCCACAGAAAGAAATTGGGCGGACATATCGGTATATCTCTCAGGAACTTGGACTTGAATTACGACCTGTTGACCCGAAACAATTTGTTCCTCGGTTTTCCTCCTCACTTCATTTATCAGAGGAAGTGCAGTCGAAAGCGACTGAAATCATTGACGTTTCTGCTGAACAGGGTCTGCTTTCAGGGAAGTCCCCAACTGGGTTTGCTGCTGCTGCTATCTATGCTGCGTCATTATTGTGTAATGAAAAAAAGACACAACGTGAAGTCGCTGATGTTGCCCAGGTCACTGAGGTGACCATTCGAAATCGATATCAAGAGCAGATTGAAGCGATGGGATTCCAATAA
- a CDS encoding UPF0058 family protein, whose product MHKDELLELHEQMLTIKQNFAGRESVDDNLFETYDNLDVNPSHVHKSKSEHKHAVFVLGNALATVMSEDEFSNAGRVGKRMKELAEDAEGKL is encoded by the coding sequence ATGCACAAGGATGAACTACTAGAACTGCATGAGCAGATGCTAACGATTAAACAAAATTTCGCTGGACGTGAGAGCGTTGATGATAATCTTTTTGAGACATATGATAACCTCGATGTCAATCCATCGCATGTACATAAATCAAAGAGTGAACACAAACATGCAGTATTTGTCCTTGGGAATGCGCTTGCTACAGTCATGAGTGAAGATGAATTCTCTAATGCTGGTCGTGTTGGAAAACGAATGAAAGAGTTAGCTGAGGACGCTGAAGGAAAACTCTGA
- a CDS encoding DUF7120 family protein, which produces MPNVDINVPEHLETQIAQLVDKDEFVDREEAIEELLSTGIRAFKTSGPMDDEDRFEDDGMMGHEDEYVF; this is translated from the coding sequence ATGCCAAATGTAGATATTAACGTCCCCGAGCATCTCGAAACGCAGATTGCACAACTTGTCGATAAGGATGAGTTCGTCGATCGTGAAGAAGCAATTGAGGAACTCCTCTCAACTGGTATTCGAGCATTTAAAACAAGTGGACCGATGGATGATGAGGATCGATTCGAAGATGATGGTATGATGGGTCACGAAGACGAGTACGTCTTTTAA
- a CDS encoding rhomboid family intramembrane serine protease — MVYQLGFLSPPTLQRLVVIAVTAIAVLTIVWIRRTQTHGNDDHGHSGIQLQDRFILGIPWGTILTIVFVSLVYLFLQDGLTHWRRPITIPFRAWSYFYPLGMLTAAFTHNGPGHLLGNLFGTLAVAPLAEYAWGHFPHARRAQSSSYSSIRMNPYARVLAVPCTAVIVGLIGTVFGLGPVIGFSGVVFAFVGFAVIIYPLGTALALIGADAIGVFITAVQSPTLTAGGRSAYLSPWWADIAIQGHALGLLMGVLLGLVVIRSRQLDEQSRPRALRLWVGVVLVGIQQSLWAVYWYRGGDTYVLYRAVGVALVIILAVVVTIAVMTNLNTRVHAGTSTNTDTGPPVSRDNKNENHGLNGKWRVATGVLLITTAALAGPAIPYNLYTTDNESLPGDTVVVRDYKLTYAEGVENGLVSAFNLTAFGETTTVTTSGVIIQSADRGIWTTAVSTGRLAFAGQSTVSLGGPGWRTPVHISRTGWTAGGNGTAYRVNASIGNAPTTNGDADKTNKQLRSQTVLYLSDPVTAAPQLANKTVTIVPKKTTYELRVNASNRTKTAPLPPTNTSVTISGLQFERKSKIIYVSYEQTRIALFEAETYN, encoded by the coding sequence GTGGTGTATCAACTAGGCTTTTTATCCCCTCCAACGCTCCAGCGTCTTGTCGTTATTGCTGTTACAGCCATAGCTGTGCTCACGATTGTCTGGATTAGACGAACGCAGACACATGGTAATGATGACCACGGTCATAGTGGCATACAGCTTCAAGATCGATTTATTCTAGGCATTCCGTGGGGAACGATCCTCACGATTGTATTTGTCAGCCTGGTGTATCTTTTTCTTCAGGATGGCTTGACGCACTGGCGTCGTCCGATTACAATTCCATTTCGTGCATGGTCATATTTTTATCCACTTGGAATGCTGACAGCAGCATTCACACACAACGGTCCCGGGCACTTGCTTGGAAATCTCTTTGGAACGCTTGCTGTTGCACCGCTCGCTGAATACGCATGGGGTCACTTCCCACATGCACGCCGAGCACAGTCATCTTCATATAGTTCGATAAGGATGAATCCATATGCCCGTGTTCTTGCTGTACCGTGTACTGCTGTGATTGTCGGTCTTATTGGGACCGTCTTTGGACTAGGTCCGGTCATTGGATTTTCAGGAGTTGTATTTGCCTTCGTTGGGTTTGCAGTGATTATATACCCACTTGGGACGGCATTAGCGCTGATAGGTGCTGATGCAATCGGGGTGTTTATAACTGCTGTGCAGTCGCCCACACTCACTGCTGGTGGTCGGTCAGCGTATCTTTCGCCATGGTGGGCTGATATCGCTATTCAAGGACATGCGCTTGGGTTGCTTATGGGCGTGTTACTTGGGCTTGTCGTTATTCGTTCACGACAACTAGATGAACAATCGCGTCCACGTGCTCTTCGACTCTGGGTTGGAGTCGTGCTTGTTGGGATTCAGCAGTCACTGTGGGCGGTATATTGGTATCGAGGCGGAGATACATATGTTCTTTACCGAGCAGTTGGCGTGGCGCTTGTGATTATACTCGCAGTTGTTGTCACGATTGCTGTCATGACAAATCTAAATACACGTGTACACGCAGGCACAAGCACAAATACAGATACAGGTCCACCTGTCTCGCGTGATAATAAAAATGAAAACCATGGTCTCAACGGAAAGTGGCGAGTAGCTACCGGGGTCCTTCTAATTACGACCGCTGCACTCGCCGGACCGGCGATTCCATATAACCTGTACACAACTGATAATGAGTCATTGCCAGGCGACACAGTTGTCGTCCGAGATTATAAGCTGACATACGCAGAAGGGGTTGAAAATGGGCTTGTCTCCGCATTTAATTTGACAGCCTTTGGTGAGACGACAACAGTCACCACCTCGGGAGTGATCATTCAAAGCGCTGATCGCGGTATTTGGACAACAGCAGTTTCAACAGGTCGATTAGCGTTTGCTGGGCAATCAACTGTTTCGCTTGGAGGACCAGGCTGGCGAACACCGGTACATATCAGCCGAACTGGCTGGACGGCAGGTGGAAATGGGACCGCATATCGAGTCAACGCCTCGATTGGGAATGCACCCACGACAAATGGAGATGCCGATAAGACAAATAAACAATTACGGAGTCAAACAGTTCTATATCTTTCAGACCCAGTTACCGCGGCACCACAACTTGCGAATAAAACCGTCACGATTGTACCAAAAAAAACGACATACGAACTCCGAGTAAATGCATCAAATCGAACGAAAACAGCACCACTCCCACCAACAAATACCTCAGTGACTATCAGTGGGTTGCAGTTCGAACGAAAATCAAAAATAATCTATGTCTCGTATGAGCAGACCCGAATTGCACTGTTCGAAGCAGAAACATATAATTAG
- a CDS encoding aminomethyltransferase family protein: MANSEDHPNYPSIDQSDRTLPRNLRQTGDPGIEMLVSTRVRKSPFFDKSFNEEGAWRCTVYNRIYHPRGLVEPEDGGAMAEYDALTEAVTLWDVAVERQIRVKGPDAEALTNHVITRDATEIDPMHGKYVILCNEDGGILNDPILLRVAEDEFWFSISDSTLMQWIEGVNVGMDFDVEVDEIDVAPMQIQGPRSEDVMVDVVGEEVSEIPYYGLMEAEIGGAEVLISQTGFSGEKGFEIYVRDAMETAERVWDPVLDSVKDHGGMQIAPGHHRRIAAGILSWGQDMDHETSPFQVNLGYQVPDNKQADYIGKEELERQQALIDDGEYPFNLKLVGLKMSGEPIRDYAPDFWLVSDPDTGEECGYMTSPWWNPDLETNIGLGFVPADKLEAETDALLNDEIYENDLDLEFQVHLPEEYAESGGPAYATVAEVPFKESVNPSAREQAKLGARQQAEANDD; encoded by the coding sequence ATGGCAAATAGTGAAGATCACCCTAACTATCCAAGTATTGATCAGTCTGATCGGACGTTGCCACGAAATCTTCGCCAGACTGGGGACCCTGGCATTGAGATGCTCGTCTCGACACGGGTCCGTAAATCACCATTTTTCGATAAATCGTTCAACGAGGAGGGTGCCTGGCGTTGTACTGTCTATAATCGAATTTATCATCCACGCGGTCTCGTCGAGCCCGAAGATGGGGGAGCAATGGCTGAATACGACGCACTCACAGAAGCTGTCACTCTTTGGGATGTCGCTGTTGAGCGTCAGATTCGGGTGAAGGGTCCAGACGCAGAGGCATTAACAAATCACGTAATCACGCGTGATGCAACTGAGATAGACCCAATGCATGGAAAGTACGTTATCTTGTGCAATGAGGACGGTGGGATTTTGAATGACCCAATCCTCCTTCGGGTCGCTGAGGACGAATTCTGGTTCTCAATTTCAGATTCAACGCTGATGCAGTGGATCGAAGGTGTCAATGTCGGGATGGACTTTGACGTTGAAGTCGATGAGATTGATGTTGCACCAATGCAAATTCAAGGACCACGCTCTGAGGACGTCATGGTTGATGTCGTCGGTGAAGAGGTCTCAGAGATACCTTATTATGGGCTAATGGAGGCGGAGATTGGTGGTGCAGAGGTCTTGATCAGCCAGACTGGTTTCTCAGGTGAGAAAGGATTTGAGATTTATGTTCGTGATGCAATGGAAACTGCTGAGCGCGTCTGGGATCCGGTTCTTGATTCAGTCAAAGACCATGGTGGTATGCAGATTGCACCAGGACACCATCGTCGGATTGCGGCTGGTATTCTCTCATGGGGTCAGGATATGGATCATGAGACTTCACCCTTCCAGGTTAACCTTGGATATCAGGTACCAGATAATAAACAAGCAGATTACATTGGTAAAGAAGAACTAGAGCGCCAGCAAGCGTTAATTGATGATGGTGAATATCCATTTAATCTCAAACTTGTTGGACTCAAGATGTCCGGTGAACCAATTCGCGATTATGCCCCGGATTTCTGGTTGGTGTCAGATCCAGATACCGGTGAGGAATGTGGATATATGACTTCACCATGGTGGAATCCAGATCTGGAGACGAATATCGGACTTGGATTTGTTCCTGCGGACAAGCTTGAAGCTGAGACAGATGCACTACTGAATGATGAGATCTATGAAAATGATCTTGATCTCGAATTCCAGGTTCATCTCCCTGAAGAGTACGCTGAATCGGGTGGACCTGCATATGCAACGGTCGCAGAGGTTCCATTCAAAGAGTCGGTTAATCCAAGTGCTCGCGAACAGGCAAAACTTGGAGCTAGACAACAAGCTGAAGCAAACGACGACTAA
- a CDS encoding helix-turn-helix domain-containing protein, with protein MPDGIRTELAVHNPTNCPVSTISATQEGSVTDINWTGQGADETVTEEFRVSQDISSAVESDFECAEPVVDVGDERVYRFKRNHEEACACEIVESSGAPVADVRARSGVLHLTLHLESVDKLRTIVDKLDDAAERVELRYLVHADASGGSDEPDRALVDRGALTDRQQEVLQTAYSMGYFQYPRDANATTVADELGIGLSTFTEHLAVAQRKLLSELLSQRV; from the coding sequence ATGCCAGACGGCATTCGAACTGAACTAGCGGTTCATAACCCAACGAATTGTCCAGTGTCAACCATTTCGGCGACACAGGAGGGATCTGTAACGGATATCAACTGGACAGGACAGGGCGCAGATGAGACTGTTACTGAAGAGTTTCGTGTCTCACAGGACATCAGTTCTGCCGTCGAATCAGACTTTGAGTGTGCTGAGCCAGTTGTTGATGTTGGGGATGAGCGCGTATATCGATTCAAACGGAATCATGAAGAAGCATGTGCGTGTGAAATTGTTGAATCATCAGGCGCCCCCGTTGCCGACGTTCGTGCTCGCTCCGGTGTGCTCCATTTAACGCTCCATCTTGAGAGCGTGGATAAGCTTCGGACAATCGTTGATAAACTCGATGACGCTGCAGAGCGGGTTGAACTCCGATATCTTGTCCATGCGGACGCGAGCGGAGGCTCGGACGAACCTGATCGGGCGCTTGTTGATCGTGGGGCATTGACCGATAGACAACAGGAAGTCCTGCAAACTGCTTACAGTATGGGCTATTTTCAATACCCTCGTGACGCGAATGCAACGACCGTTGCTGATGAACTTGGCATTGGTCTCTCGACATTCACTGAACATCTCGCGGTTGCACAACGGAAACTACTCTCAGAGCTACTTTCACAACGAGTGTGA
- a CDS encoding aminotransferase class V-fold PLP-dependent enzyme: MTKPADIRAAVPAFEDVRYMNTGASGPSPQSVVQAAQNAIEMHEWGVASDPGPYPHAFDRYDDIRSTVADFLGACPEEIALTQSTSDGINRVAGALSWEPGDVIVRTDLEHPAGVLPWERLERRGCDVRVVPTQNGRIDRDAYRDAVSDASFVCLSALTWNYGTILPVEALVADAHDAGAFVLVDAVQIPGQRSFDVTQWDADAVAMASHKWMLGLWGGGILYIDDSVIDDLDPAAIGYRSVVSPGDEESQYELKSGAARFEVGTTNTAPYTALESAIEIIEDIGTDTIQSHINMLTTRASANIPSDRLVSPSNPESGLVTVHVENPQTVVDRLNAEHDIVVRTLPDPADSIRASLHVYNTREDVDALLSGLQSTVDGW, from the coding sequence ATGACAAAGCCTGCCGACATCCGCGCGGCCGTGCCGGCGTTCGAAGATGTGCGTTATATGAATACAGGCGCGAGTGGTCCAAGTCCACAGTCGGTCGTCCAGGCAGCACAAAATGCGATTGAGATGCATGAATGGGGCGTCGCTAGTGACCCAGGTCCATATCCGCATGCATTTGATCGGTATGATGATATTCGCTCGACAGTTGCTGATTTTCTTGGTGCCTGTCCCGAAGAAATTGCACTGACACAGAGCACAAGTGATGGCATCAATCGGGTCGCCGGGGCGCTTTCATGGGAGCCTGGCGATGTAATTGTCCGAACAGATCTTGAACATCCCGCAGGTGTTCTACCATGGGAGCGACTGGAGCGTCGTGGCTGCGATGTTCGTGTCGTTCCAACGCAGAATGGTCGTATTGATCGAGACGCATACCGGGATGCTGTTTCTGATGCCTCGTTTGTTTGTCTCAGCGCATTAACATGGAACTATGGAACTATACTTCCCGTTGAGGCACTTGTTGCGGACGCTCATGATGCTGGTGCGTTTGTGCTTGTTGATGCCGTCCAGATTCCTGGTCAGCGCTCATTCGATGTGACTCAGTGGGATGCGGACGCTGTTGCGATGGCAAGTCACAAATGGATGCTTGGTCTTTGGGGAGGCGGAATTCTATATATTGATGACTCCGTCATCGACGATCTTGATCCAGCAGCGATTGGATACAGAAGTGTCGTTTCACCCGGCGATGAAGAATCACAATATGAATTAAAATCCGGTGCAGCGCGATTTGAGGTCGGAACAACAAATACGGCACCGTACACCGCTTTAGAAAGCGCGATTGAGATTATTGAGGATATTGGAACAGATACAATTCAATCACATATCAATATGCTCACCACACGAGCATCTGCAAATATCCCATCTGACCGACTTGTGAGTCCATCAAATCCTGAATCCGGGTTGGTGACAGTCCACGTTGAAAATCCACAGACAGTCGTTGACCGACTGAATGCTGAGCATGATATTGTTGTTCGAACGCTCCCTGACCCTGCTGACTCCATTCGTGCTTCATTGCATGTGTATAATACGCGTGAGGATGTTGATGCGCTTCTTAGTGGGTTACAATCAACAGTTGATGGGTGGTGA
- a CDS encoding METTL5 family protein, with the protein MSSKASLETELAVVSGFESPQIKLEQYPTPPEIAAHVIHIADLQDDIIDRTIIDLGTGTGMLALGAAFRGPNQIIGIDIDRSALQIAQTNQSRVGTTASIEWILADATQLSFHSQAIQNSDPVTVVMNPPFGAQHGQKHTDRAFLTTAARIADVSYSIHNSGSQSFIESFVADEGGIITHAFEASFTLNRQFEFHDASSTNIDTEVYRINWTDTDITVSNSTEE; encoded by the coding sequence ATGTCAAGTAAAGCGAGCCTTGAAACGGAGTTAGCGGTTGTTTCGGGATTTGAGTCTCCTCAGATTAAACTTGAGCAATATCCCACACCACCTGAGATTGCTGCTCATGTCATCCATATCGCTGATCTTCAAGATGACATTATTGATCGAACTATTATCGACCTCGGCACTGGGACTGGAATGTTGGCTCTTGGGGCAGCATTCCGAGGTCCTAATCAAATTATTGGCATTGATATAGATCGGTCAGCACTCCAGATAGCACAGACAAATCAATCTCGTGTCGGTACAACAGCTAGCATTGAATGGATCCTGGCGGATGCAACACAATTGTCTTTTCATTCACAGGCGATACAAAACAGCGACCCTGTAACTGTTGTGATGAATCCACCATTTGGCGCACAACATGGGCAGAAACACACAGATCGAGCCTTCCTTACAACAGCGGCACGGATTGCAGATGTATCATATTCAATCCATAATAGTGGGTCACAGTCATTTATTGAATCTTTCGTCGCCGATGAAGGCGGAATAATAACACATGCGTTTGAGGCATCATTTACTCTCAATCGCCAATTTGAGTTTCATGATGCTAGCTCAACGAATATTGACACGGAAGTCTATCGAATCAACTGGACTGATACTGATATAACTGTGAGTAACTCCACTGAGGAATAG